Proteins co-encoded in one Aspergillus luchuensis IFO 4308 DNA, chromosome 6, nearly complete sequence genomic window:
- a CDS encoding fungal specific transcription factor domain-containing protein (COG:S;~EggNog:ENOG410PUSJ;~InterPro:IPR036864;~TransMembrane:1 (o432-453i);~go_function: GO:0000981 - DNA-binding transcription factor activity, RNA polymerase II-specific [Evidence IEA];~go_function: GO:0008270 - zinc ion binding [Evidence IEA];~go_process: GO:0006355 - regulation of transcription, DNA-templated [Evidence IEA]), which translates to MAGETETERVKTCENCVRAKIRCTHAPDATICDRCYRLKKECYFRLARQRSAPKKRRRNKRIEMLEDKIDQIMGQINLVTPRRPEHPYHTPNSEVSSTYPHADTIDVIKNGLISHESATQLLDQYREAMLFFPFVMVPASTTVDDLRAEKPFVLLCILVFCSFHDNSLQKSLEEVLQSYVSSEVLCSEHDSHPPSFEILQGLLIILAGTRQRHQLCRFPYYMQLAVGVVINERLDRHPKYRVATRLEVGDECDETRRGTVADESRALIGLFLLNSTDAIIRQKTCTTPWTPFIESIAEDLSRVAEYPTDRYIIYYVQLQHMLQRLDALTMTSIERHPDMEQHIRAFRAEVEQYKNQLPVDPTCDPFIATQYHTLELQICQISLIDTKVASTPSDSFLLVSRSDTLCHGLAASKRFLDYYLKLPPVIERNYSIVIWLSSGFLVAAACKLVLAALHPSLRLNTQVQELRDALDMPKMLQFFVARLDAIAKTCKDGVFSHYHKWTLAAATWFDKAYQVAQLEAAKIVENESLRFAEQNQNMDQGIQTDPNLFGLDFDITMEELMGGWSGPLLGIGHV; encoded by the exons ATGGCTGGGGAAACTGAAACAGAGAGAGTCAAGACCTGTGAGAACTGCGTCCGGGCCAAGATACGATGTACGCATGCGCCAGATGCTACGATATGCGATCG CTGCTATCgcttgaagaaagaatgtTACTTCCGACTGGCACGGCAGCGATCCGCCCCAAAGAAGCGCAGAAG AAACAAGCGCATAGAAATGCTTGAAGACAAAATTGATCAGATAATGGGCCAGATCAACCTCGTCACCCCACGACGTCCAGAGCATCCATATCACACCCCGAATAGTGAAGTCAGCAGTACCTACCCACACGCCGATACTATCGACGTAATCAAAAATGGTCTGATCAGCCATGAATCCGCAACTCAGCTCTTAGATCAGTATCGTGAAGCCATGCTGTTCTTCCCATTTGTCATGGTCCCCGCAAGCACCACGGTCGATGACCTAAGAGCCGAGAAGCCATTCGTACTTCTATGTATTCTGGTCTTTTGCTCATTCCACGACAACTCGTTGCAAAAGTCACTAGAAGAAGTTCTGCAATCCTATGTATCAAGTGAGGTCCTTTGCTCAGAGCATGATAGCCACCCGCCTTCTTTCGAGATTCTGCAGGGACTATTGATCATCTTAGCTGG AACACGCCAGAGGCATCAACTATGTCGGTTTCCGTATTACATGCAGCTTGCCGTTGGTGTAGTAATCAACGAACGACTCGACCGACATCCGAAGTACAGAGTCGCCACACGGCTTGAGGTGGGTGATGAATGCGACGAAACAAGAAGAGGGACAGTCGCCGATGAAAGTCGGGCCTTGATAGGATTATTCCTACTCAACTCCAC TGATGCTATTATCAGACAGAAGACTTGCACAACGCCCTGGACACCGTTTATAGAGTCAATAGCTGAAGACTTGTCTCGGGTGGCCGAATATCCCACTGATCggtatataatctattacgTCCAGTTACAGCATATGCTGCAGAGGTTAGATGCTCTTACTATGACTAGTATTGAACGCCATCCGGACATGGAGCAACATATTCGAGCATTTCGAGCAGAAGTTGAACAGTATAAGAACCAATTACCTGTTGATCCAACCTGTGACC CATTCATCGCAACCCAGTACCACACTCTAGAACTCCAAATATGTCAAATCAGTCTTATAGACACCAAAGTAGCATCCACACCATCCGACAGCTTTCTCCTAGTCTCCCGAAGCGACACCCTCTGCCACGGACTAGCAGCCTCCAAGAGATTCCTCGACTACTACCTCAAATTACCACCAGTGATAGAAAGGAACTACAGCATCGTGATCTGGCTATCATCGGGCTTTTTGGTTGCCGCCGCATGCAAACTAGTTCTGGCAGCTTTGCACCCTTCACTCCGCCTTAATACACAGGTACAAGAGCTTCGTGACGCGCTTGATATGCCGAAGATGCTTCAGTTCTTTGTGGCTCGTCTCGATGCAATTGCGAAGACGTGTAAGGATGGGGTATTTTCGCATTATCATAAATGGACTCTGGCTGCTGCGACGTGGTTTGACAAGGCGTATCAGGTTGCTCAGTTGGAGGCGGCGAAGATTGTTGAGAATGAGTCTTTACGCTTTGCGGAGCAGAATCAGAATATGGATCAGGGGATTCAGACTGATCCGAACTTGTTTGGGTTGGATTTCGACATTACAATGGAGGAGTTGATGGGGGGTTGGTCTGGACCGTTGCTTGGTATTGGGCATGTTTGA
- a CDS encoding RTA1 domain-containing protein (COG:S;~EggNog:ENOG410PJXJ;~InterPro:IPR007568;~PFAM:PF04479;~TransMembrane:7 (n7-15c20/21o30-50i57-76o88-115i127-148o168-190i214-232o252-276i);~go_component: GO:0016021 - integral component of membrane [Evidence IEA]), giving the protein MMSSTDSCTLLTCPLSVAYINYLPNLPANVFFVAFFGLITVLQFGLGVWYRTWTYMIAMLPGLILEVLGYVGRIMLHDNPFDFNNFLLYLICLTLGPAFFSAAIYICLGKIVVIYGEGISRFRPRTYTRLFVSCDLLSLILQAVGGALASSAGDGDTGESDTGVNIMIAGLAFQVFSLLVFIVLASEFAFRVRKSPKSENDDFTSLRKSPKWKMFLYCLALATITIFIRSVFRVAELQGGFSSALANNEIDLMVLESTMISIACICLTVAHPAIIVGRTWGSL; this is encoded by the exons ATGATGTCTTCAACTGACAGTTGTACCTTGTTAACATGTCCGCTCAGCGTGGCATATATCAATTACCTTCCTAATCTTCCCGCAAATGTATTTTTCGTGGCCTTTTTCGGCCTCATAACCGTGCTTCAATTTGGTCTGGGAGTATGGTATCGAACATGGACTTATATGATTGCCATGCTGCCGGGTCTTATTCTCGAGGTTCTGGGATACGTGGGGCGAATCATGCTACATGATAATCCTTTCGACTTTAACAATTTCCTTCT GTACCTTATTTGTTTGACTCTTGGACCCGCGTTTTTCAGTGCCGCCATCTACATCTGCCTGGGGAAAATAGTTGTTATCTACGGAGAGGGTATTTCTCGATTCCGACCCCGAACATACACAAGGCTCTTCGTCTCCTGTGACCTGCTATCCTTGATCCTTCAAGCAGTCGGTGGTGCCCTCGCTTCCTCCGCTGGTGACGGCGACACGGGCGAAAGCGATACTGGGGTCAACATAATGATTGCGGGTTTGGCTTTCCAGGTCTTCTCCCTACTCGTGTTTATAGTCCTTGCTAGCGAATTCGCTTTCCGGGTCCGCAAAAGCCCCAAGTCAGAGAATGATGACTTTACCAGCCTTCGCAAGAGCCCAAAGTGGAAAATGTTTCTTTACT GTCTCGCTCTTGCCACTATTACTATCTTTATTCGATCGGTCTTCCGTGTTGCAGAGTTACAGGGTGGATTTTCAAGTGCCCTGGCCAATAATGAAATTGacttgatggtgttggaaaGTACCATGATCTCGATTGCGTGTATTTGTTTAACGGTGGCTCATCCGGCTATTATTGTCGGTCGCACTTGGGGTTCTCTTTGA
- a CDS encoding uncharacterized protein (COG:S;~EggNog:ENOG410PRMF;~InterPro:IPR036236,IPR007219,IPR013087;~PFAM:PF13912,PF04082,PF00096,PF12874;~go_function: GO:0003677 - DNA binding [Evidence IEA];~go_function: GO:0008270 - zinc ion binding [Evidence IEA];~go_process: GO:0006351 - transcription, DNA-templated [Evidence IEA]) — translation MNVGFILSPQLRNSAPSTPDNRSEPSLVSEYARGTMESRPAMKRASDSEADSPRTRPCPACNKTFSKAEHLTRHLRSHTKERPYVCTTCGKVYSRSDVLRRHLKSHEKRSQNASPQPRASISGTPSRSVAEESTIISSPSHTAPRIHELLNDATLIVPAVHDQLISSTEPSQPRSAAGMNLHDSVLQTDTDSWFLGADFDVNALDFSISSAISEWAQLPSTPHMLGSVGLAGEPLPSAPTSYAKGNIDESRPADIVRKRWFTCLSPPEVNQFVYRGPNRPGDLFPQGRIDADDNYRAGLSQRLKPRMHDEALPSAEQLNLFAKLFFSRFHSLFPVIHAPTFRPTAENSLLFLSICSIGSLFVGSSHAVAQGLRIFERLNKAILASWESILAHSRPDALSMVQAAILGQTYGILSGRPKDLVLADVLHGTVMGWTRESNKYATIGHGQFLDSCSTEQELIEQWHRWAEAEQRRRVEIALNIHDAELASLMHHEPIRKHRFTQYPLLASESMFMAPTAARWADIYKQSPSITKLSPTPDLHFHSAGHDSRFAVYSLLESINAHVIEARLSGTLDRDTCRNLSSLLMHWWSKYSLQYIQDEEEDPFSLPVLWHSIYMSLYSDMDLLERAVGRNGHAAATVSHHAVQAWAGSLDASKCLVHALLIQRYLERMRISSEPAIHVPGALFSAALAWLCFTRIGQQQSINLKAFDAPEIQLLGSETALQEAQGQAFGDSAFADVNHLHRLIDLLHRFGRWTISKTFATVLCTALEEVREE, via the exons ATGAATGTGGGGTTTATTCTTTCTCCGCAACTCCGCAACTCCGCTCCTTCTACTCCGGACAATCGTTCAGAACCATCCCTCGTGTCTGAGTATGCTCGAGGCACCATGGAGAGTCGACCTGCAATGAAGCGTGCCTCGGACTCAGAGGCAGATTCACCACGTACGCGTCCTTGTCCTGCCTGCAACAAGACTTTTTCAAAAGCCGAACATCTCACTCGGCATCTCCGCAGCCACACTAAAGAGAGGCCGTATGTGTGTACTACCTGCGGGAAGGTGTACTCCAGAAG CGATGTGCTGCGGAGACATCTTAAAAGCCACGAGAAGCGCTCTCAAAATGCTTCACCGCAGCCCCGAGCTTCGATTTCAGGGACCCCATCCCGATCAGTGGCGGAAGAGTCGACGATAATCTCTAGCCCATCTCATACGGCACCAAGGATACATGAGCTACTGAATGATGCTACATTAATAGTACCAGCCGTACACGACCAACTAATTAGCAGTACCGAACCATCTCAACCCCGATCAGCGGCAGGGATGAATTTGCATGACTCCGTACTACAGACAGATACCGATTCTTGGTTCCTTGGCGCAGACTTTGATGTAAATGCCTTGGACTTTTCCATATCATCGGCGATATCGGAATGGGCGCAGTTGCCTTCCACACCACATATGTTAGGCTCTGTTGGCTTAGCAGGAGAGCCGCTGCCTTCCGCACCAACGTCCTACGCAAAGGGGAACATCGATGAGTCGCGTCCAGCGGACATTGTAAGGAAGAGATGGTTTACTTGTTTATCTCCACCAGAGGTGAACCAATTCGTCTACAGAGGACCCAATCGCCCCGGTGACTTGTTCCCTCAAGGGAGGATCGATGCCGATGACAACTATAGAGCTGGTCTCTCCCAGAGGTTGAAGCCTCGCATGCATGATGAAGCACTGCCATCCGCAGAGCAATTGAATCTCTTTGCGAAGCTCTTCTTTAGTCGATTCCACTCCCTGTTTCCGGTTATACATGCACCCACCTTTCGTCCGACCGCGGAAAATTCGTTGCTATTCTTATCAATCTGCTCAATAGGCAGCCTCTTTGTGGGGTCATCCCATGCAGTGGCACAAGGCCTGAGGATATTTGAACGACTGAATAAAGCAATTCTGGCCTCCTGGGAGTCAATTCTTGCTCATAGCCGACCGGATGCCTTGTCGATGGTCCAAGCTGCCATTCTGGGCCAGACTTATGGAATTTTGTCCGGAAGGCCCAAGGACTTGGTCCTTGCGGATGTCCTTCATGGTACCGTAATGGGATGGACACGCGAGTCCAATAAATATGCTACTATTGGCCATGGTCAGTTCCTCGATTCATGCTCGACCGAACAAGAGTTGATCGAGCAGTGGCACCGATGGGCCGAGGCGGAACAGAGAAGACGTGTCGAAATTGCCTTAAACATACACGATGCGGAGCTTGCTAGCTTGATGCACCATGAGCCTATTCGCAAGCATCGATTCACACAATATCCGCTGCTAGCCTCTGAATCAATGTTCATGGCTCCGACAGCTGCCCGATGGGCCGATATATACAAACAGTCACCGTCCATTACTAAACTAAGCCCCACCCCCGACCTTCACTTTCACTCCGCCGGGCATGATTCTAGGTTCGCTGTCTATAGCTTGCTGGAGAGTATCAACGCCCATGTCATTGAGGCTCGCCTCTCAGGCACCTTAGATAGAGATACATGCCGAAATCTATCTAGCCTACTGATGCATTGGTGGAGTAAATATAGCTTACAATACAtccaagatgaggaagaagaccctTTCAGTCTTCCTGTGTTGTGGCATTCGATTTATATGTCTCTTTATAGCGACATGGACCTGCTTGAACGAGCAGTTGGTCGTAATGGGCATGCAGCTGCCACTGTATCTCACCACGCGGTCCAAGCGTGGGCGGGCTCCCTGGATGCCAGCAAGTGCCTGGTTCATGCGCTGTTGATACAGCGTTATCTCGAGAGAATGCGAATCTCCTCCGAGCCCGCAATACATGTGCCCGGGGCTCTCTTTTCGGCTGCTCTCGCATGGCTCTGTTTTACGAGAATTGGACAACAGCAATCCATCAACTTGAAAGCTTTCGATGCCCCAGAAATCCAGCTCCTGGGCAGTGAGACCGCGTTGCAAGAGGCCCAAGGGCAGGCATTCGGAGACTCTGCATTTGCAGATGTAAATCATTTACATCGGCTGATTGATCTTCTGCACCGCTTTGGGCGCTGGACGATCTCGAAAACATTTGCCACTGTGCTATGCACGGCTCTAGAAGAAGTTAGAGAAGAATGA
- a CDS encoding uncharacterized protein (COG:C,H;~EggNog:ENOG410PG2K;~InterPro:IPR036188,IPR002938,IPR036249,IPR038220, IPR012941;~PFAM:PF07976,PF01494;~go_function: GO:0071949 - FAD binding [Evidence IEA]), which produces MPVFTEFASKSRDLRVLPSFALPLPRLTPPFEPTVNDGVERYEVLIVGAGPSGLMLELLLARYGLSDESLLCIDSKPSTLKSGQADGVQPRTLEVFKTLGISDEIENEACQMWQFAFWNTSSDPSRIIERKSVVPEVIPPARFRYEATIHQGRIERIMETDLLRYSKRGVQRDTKLIHVQLNEDDKEFPVLAEIETRGVRRLIRTKHLVGADGAHSMVRQCVGLKLEGQSLDHIWGVIDLVVDTNFPDIRRRCAIHAPAGSVMVIPRERIVTGEYLTRLYVQVPGMASPNGDIVGAAATPISEIDDARVRRQKVTKEGILKQAADAFKPYYLRPKSEESIDWWAAYQIGQRVSPEFIVKDSTGVPRVFIVGDACHTHSPKAGQGMNVSMMDSYNLAWKLAYHIHGLSPSSAEPDQPHPLLDTYHLERHANAQQLIDFDRKFSTIFSGQLDTEESGMSHAEFVATFNTGNGFTSGCGVEYGESMIVDRTASEGQDNPIQGDDYLSGILRPGRRLLNVKLRRHADGWHRDIQDDLASTGRFRILTLTSNDLLNVQSVSARSLQDVSALLGTFPAGIVEQIVVHPQLPREFEWDSLPGCVKEHAEMRFYNGSELEDAYEIYGVDPHQGAMVVVRPDGYVGIVVALGEVDRVGEYLRRCIRTQ; this is translated from the exons ATGCCGGTATTTACAGAATTCGCATCCAAGTCGCGGGACCTGCGtgtccttccttcctttgctCTTCCATTACCTCGACTTACTCCGCCGTTCGAACCCACCGTAAACGATGGAGTTGAACGCTACGAGGTTCTCATCGTTGGG GCGGGACCCTCGGGGCTGATGCTGGAACTTCTGCTGGCCAGATACGGATTGAGTGACGAATCTCTCCTTTGTATTGATTCGAAGCCAAGCACCTTGAAATCTGGACAGGCCGATGGTGTTCAACCTCGGACGTTGGAAGTATTCAAAACCTTGGGGATTTCCGACGAGATTGAGAACGAAGCATGCCAAATGTGGCAGTTTGCCTTCTGGAATACCTCATCAGACCCATCCAGGATCATTGAGCGGAAGTCGGTGGTCCCTGAAGTGATACCCCCCGCTCGGTTTCGCTACGAGGCTACTATACATCAGGGACGCATTGAACGGATCATGGAGACGGACCTCCTGCGATACTCCAAAAGAGGCGTGCAAAGGGACACCAAGTTAATTCATGTCCAGCTGAATGAAGATGACAAGGAGTTCCCTGTCCTGGCGGAGATTGAGACACGCGGGGTAAGAAGATTAATCCGCACAAAACACCTCGTTGGAGCAGACGGAGCACACTCGATGGTACGTCAGTGTGTGGGACTAAAGCTGGAGGGTCAATCGCTCGACCATATCTGGGGCGTTATAGACTTGGTCGTGGATACGAATTTTCCTGACATTCGCCGACGATGTGCTATCCATGCCCCAGCTGGCTCGGTAATGGTCATACCACGAGAACGGATCGTGACGGGTGAGTATCTTACGCGACTTTATGTCCAGGTACCTGGAATGGCAAGCCCCAATGGAGATATAGTGGGAGCGGCGGCTACCCCAATTTCCGAGATCGATGATGCTAGGGTACGCAGACAGAAAGTGACGAAGGAGGGAATCCTGAAGCAAGCAGCAGACGCATTCAAGCCATATTACCTGCGGCCGAAAAGCGAGGAATCAATCGACTGGTGGGCAGCGTATCAGATTGGGCAGCGGGTCTCACCGGAATTCATTGTCAAAGACTCTACTGGAGTTCCTAGGGTATTCATTGTGGGGGATG CTTGCCATACTCATAGTCCAAAG GCCGGCCAGGGAATGAATGTGTCCATGATGGACTCGTATAATCTGGCCTGGAAGCTGGCCTACCACATTCACGGACTCAGCCCATCGTCTGCCGAGCCCGACCAGCCACATCCCCTCCTCGACACTTATCATCTGGAACGGCATGCGAACGCGCAGCAGCTGATTGATTTTGATCGCAAGTTCTCTACCATCTTCTCGGGTCAACTGGACACGGAGGAGTCAGGGATGTCGCACGCGGAATTCGTGGCCACATTCAACACCGGCAACGGCTTCACCAGCGGCTGCGGGGTGGAATACGGAGAGAGTATGATCGTTGACCGAACGGCATCGGAAGGACAGGATAATCCCATCCAGGGCGACGACTACTTATCTGGGATTCTGCGACCGGGCAGACGATTGCTGAACGTGAAACTAAGGCGTCATGCGGATGGATGGCACCGGGATATCCAGGACG ACCTGGCATCCACGGGCCGGTTCCGCATTCTAACGCTCACGTCTAATGATCTCCTGAATGTGCAAAGCGTGTCTGCTCGATCATTGCAGGATGTGTCTGCATTGCTGGGTACTTTCCCAGCAGGGATCGTCGAGCAGATTGTGGTGCACCCGCAGCTCCCGAGAGAGTTTGAATGGGATAGCCTTCCGGGTTGCGTGAAAGAACATGCGGAGATGCGCTTCTATAATGGAAGCGAGCTGGAGGATGCCTATGAAATCTACGGGGTGGACCCTCATCAGGGAGCCATGGTGGTTGTCCGGCCCGACGGGTATGTTGGGATAGTTGTAGCGCTCGGGGAGGTGGATCGCGTGGGCGAGTACCTGCGTCGCTGCATCAGGACGCAGTAG